A genome region from Micromonospora inyonensis includes the following:
- a CDS encoding phosphoribosyltransferase has translation MTTYRNRAEAGEAIADRLDGLAGQPDVIVLGLVRGGVPVAQVVAARLEAPLDVLVVRKLGMPWAPEVAFGALGPADVRVLNDAVAGRLDPDEVDEVVRREQAELERREQLYRADRPPLDLTGRTAVVVDDGLATGATARAAVQVARHLGARRVVVAVPVGSQEACDMLATEADQVVSVRTPPDFGAVSRYYDDFHEVSDQEVTGALAAAS, from the coding sequence GCCGGCGAGGCGATCGCCGACCGGCTCGACGGGCTCGCCGGCCAGCCGGACGTCATCGTGCTCGGGCTCGTCCGGGGCGGCGTCCCGGTCGCCCAGGTGGTCGCCGCCCGGCTGGAAGCTCCCCTGGACGTACTGGTGGTCCGCAAGCTCGGCATGCCCTGGGCACCCGAGGTGGCGTTCGGCGCACTCGGCCCCGCCGACGTGCGGGTCCTCAACGACGCGGTGGCCGGCCGCCTCGACCCCGACGAGGTCGACGAGGTCGTCCGCCGCGAACAGGCCGAACTGGAACGCCGGGAACAGCTCTACCGGGCCGACCGGCCACCGCTGGACCTGACCGGCCGGACCGCCGTCGTCGTCGACGACGGCCTCGCCACCGGCGCCACCGCCCGCGCCGCCGTCCAGGTGGCCCGCCACCTCGGTGCCCGCCGCGTCGTGGTCGCCGTCCCGGTCGGCTCCCAGGAGGCGTGCGACATGCTCGCCACCGAGGCCGACCAGGTGGTCTCCGTCCGGACACCCCCCGACTTCGGCGCGGTCAGCCGCTACTACGACGACTTCCACGAGGTCTCCGACCAGGAAGTCACCGGAGCGCTCGCCGCGGCATCCTGA